The sequence below is a genomic window from Haematobia irritans isolate KBUSLIRL chromosome 3, ASM5000362v1, whole genome shotgun sequence.
ataaaattttgacaaaattttctatagaaaaaaattgataagactgcctatagaaaaaattttgataaaattttcctatagaaaagaaaaatttgacaaaattttctttagaaataagattttgacaaaaaattcttatagaaatttaatttttccaattatgtatttactaaatatttttattttgtttttcattttaggCACTCGTTTTGGAGCCatgttggatcaattaactgatCGATGTGGTACCATGGGTTTGCTGGTAACTCTAAGCTATTTCTATCCCAGCTACATGTTTTGGTTCCAACTATCAATGGCCATTGACGTGGCCTGTCATTGGTTGTACATGCAAACGTAAGGcaaattatagttttttttaataaaaataataacaatattttttttattgtaggagCGTTGTTGTAGGCAAAACATCCCACAAAGCCACCGATCTCAGTGAAAACATTGTTATGcgtatttattataaaaaggaCGTATTGACATTTATGTGCTGCGTCAATGAAGCATTTTATATCAGTCTTTATTTATTGCATTTTACCAATGGACCTATGCGTAAGTTTTGCGACTCTCAATATTACGAGACTTGTAACTAAAttattgtttactacttttattTTACTGCAGTTTTTGGATTATCCCTGTTTAAAATGGTGGCCGTTCTTACAGCACCCTTGGCTGTATTGAAGGCATTGATAAGCTGCATGCATGCCTATGTGGCCAGTGTTGATTTGGCCAATGTTGACAAACGTGAACGTGTGGAGAAACGTGCCAAAGAAGCAAGCAAGCGTTCGGAATAAATCCGAAAAAACTTTATGGATTTCCTTATTAGTTATTAAGTTGCAAGTCCAAACATAAGTGGTATGGCTTCCATGTTATTGCCATGCGCCTATGTAATTGTTGTAACACAACAAAAATGTAACAACTAAAgattccaatttatttattttgtaattattcAACAAAGAAACTCCGATTTTATACACATATGTGTTGTATTTCTCTTCACtatatacacacatacatacacacattgTACAATTACTGATAATCGTTGTAATACATAAGTTTTAACAATAACTTattgtttcaaaaacaaaacaagaaaatacaAAACGATTGTTTCGAAGGAAagtatattttattgttttatagaTTTTAAGTTATTCTTTATACATAGGTattgtttaattatttatttaaattaaattttacataattaTTAAGTAGCTAAACAAAATCGTTTACAAATTCAcaactaaaatttgttttttttttttcgttggaaaaataattattttctttttatttcgacatttgttttctattttcatttttggaattttaatcTAAATCCTAAAGAGATAAGTAAAATGAAGTATTGTGTAAATGACCATAACTATATCttcgcaaaaagaaaaaaaaaatattttgagaacatttaattaacaaattatAAGCATTTCAATTCAAGCATGaacaaaataattgtaaatggaagaaagatatataaatgtgtaaatgtcTACCAAACTAaaggtgtagtgtattattttgggcaagttttatggaaaaacaagtatatacggccgaaagttcgggggTCTAGGGAACgatctatatgggcgctatatatcattatggagcgataccaaatttcaaccggatcgcatgaactTTGCTACTCTAGGAGGCTTCGCTcggtaagccaaatctgagaggCTATATAATTTTGTCCGTATGTTACAAATGGATTGCCAAATAGAGCCAAAGAGACCTTAATTTGTGACAAccccttaaaaataaaaaaattcccaaatcgaccaaaaatttattttagttacgTCCAACCTTCTATGATCGTAGTCATAAGGAAAaacatctgtgatattttaatttagttttgtaattatttttgatttttttttttgatttgatttttattttaaatattaaattaaaaattaattttaaaaatatgacaaaaggctaaatatttcaataagaaattcaTCCCAGAAGTTGGAAATCACCAACGAAACGTcggatgtaaatatgaaatagtctttttatttgcatattgagagaccttgaaagcccattttagaacagatctaaaaataaaaaaaaaatatttttttttatagaaaaactttttttgccatatctccttaaatatgcgtcctagagccaaaaggacttcaatacgactaataaaaattttgtcaaaatattctatagaaataaaactttgacaagattttctatagaaataaaatgttgaccaaattttctatagaaaataaaatttttacaaaatgttctatagaaatacaattttgataaaatttcctatagaaataaaattttgacaacattttctacagaaataaaattttgacaaaattttctatagaaataaaattttgacaacattttctatagaaataaaaatttgacaaaaatccaaaatttttgaaaattctcaacaaaatcaaatcttttataagaaaaacttattttggccatatctccttaaatatgcgtccaagagccaaAGGGACCATTATTTGTGACAACcccttaaaaaatgaaaatttcccaaaaatttaattttttatatgaaaaactgtattattaaaatatgcgtcctagaggcagaaggactttaattcgtttcgcccacccccccaaaaatatccaaataacaggttggctgataagtccccgatctgacacatagatggcatcgctagtattaaatgcatattatttgtatatagtaccaaccgtcaaatgattcgtgtcaaaatttgacgtctgtaagtcaattagtttgtgagatagagcgtcttttgtgaagcaactattgttattgtgaaaaaaatgaaaaaaaggaatttcgtgttttgataaaatactgttttctgaagggaaaaaatacggtggaagcaaaaacttggcttgataatgagtttccggactctgccccagggaaatcaacaataattgattggtattcaaaattcaagcgtggtgaaatgagcacagaggacggtgaacgcaatggacgcccgaaagaggtggttaccgacgaccgtaaaatgaagttcatcgagatagcagaggccttaaagatatcaaaggaacgtgttggtcatatcattcatgaatatttggatatgcggaagccctgtgcaaaatgggagccgcgcgagctcacatttgaccaaaaacaacaacgtgttgatgattctgagcggtatttgcagctgttaactcgtaatatacgcgagtttttccgtcgatgacaatggatgaaacatggctccatcactacactcctgagaccaatcgacagtcggctgagtagacagcgaccggtgaaccgtctccgaagcgtagaaagactcaaaagtccgctggcaaagtaatggcctctgttttttgggatgcgcatggaataatttttatcgattatcttgagaagagaaaaaccataaacaatgactattatatggcgttattggaccgtttgaaaacggccccatatgaggaAGAAaatagtgttgttccaccaagacaacgcaccgtgccacaagtcattgagaacgatggcaaaaattcatgaattgggcttcgaattgcttccccacccaccgtattctccagatctggccccagcgactttttcttgttctcagacctcgccGAAaccgaggcctattttgaggcaaaaccgtaggagtactaccaaaatggtatcaaaaaattggaaggtctttgtaatcgttgtatcgctcttgaagggaactatattgaataataaagacgaattttgacaaaaaaatgtgtttttctttgttagaccggggacttataagccaacctgttattttgtatgaaaaacttattttggtcatatctcctcaaaaatatgtgtcctaaatccaaaaggaccttaattaatgcccccaaaaaaccgaaatttcgatgaaaatccttaaaaactccaattgtttatatgaaaaacttattttggccatatctttttaaatatgcgttcttgaGCCATAATAACCTTAATTCGTggcatttagtttctatagagcaTGTCTATAGTGCATAAAACTGTCTCTaaactctcaacgagatggcttatagtaaattgctttGGGTATACTTATTGCTTCTAGCTTATAGTccaagtccacatcggtcaacacTCGTATTAGGTTAGGAATAGTGGCAGCCcttaaatttttggatcacTTGTGATGCCATAGATGGCGCTGTCCGATTTATTTTATAGCCGAATACGAATGGCGTTTCGCCACGGAAGCCACATATGCAGGATAGCGCACCATGTAGTACGCAAAAAGTGGAGGCAAAAGGTTGATATTAAGGTAaagctttaaaacactcagaaaagTGGATAAACCTCTGCTGAATTCGTCTTAGAATTATTGGACTATTTGTAATCAGAATCATCGGCTTTTGGAAATTCCACTTTGAACATATTGGCAAGATGAGTTTtccgactttttaaaaattggggAAGGCAACATTTCAAACTTTTGacgtttttaaaatttggaaaagtcgtcttttcgagtttttgactttttcaaagattggaaatgttaattttttactattttggccaccgtggtgcaatggttagcatgcccgccttgcatacacaaggtcgtgggttcgattcctgcttcgaccaaacaccaaaaaaaagtttttcagcggtggattatcccacctcagtaatgctggtgacatttctgagggtttcaaagcttctctaagtggtttcactgcaatgtggaacgccgttcggactcggctataaaaaggaggtccctgtcattgagcttaacatggaatcgggcagcactcagtgataagagagaagttcaccaatgtggtatcacaatggactgaatagtctaagtgagcctgatacatcgggctgccacctaacctaacctaacctactatttTGGCACTGCCGTAcactataaaattttacacattaATATTTACCGAATATCTGTATATATTTATCTCTTTGTAAATAAAAGATATGGTATTCTCTCAGTGTTAGACATATTTGCAACATATTCCCATTTTAAAACAAGGTCGACTATTTCGTCGACGTCGAGAGTCAAGTAGTCAAATGTATTACTGCAGCCAATTTATAGATTTTTCGATATAGAACATAAAATCTAAGGTACAATTTTTGATCGAAAATCCTTCGAAAGTAAGAGTTACGAGCCCCGGAATTTTCAATGGTACTCCTATGTAAGCTAATGCGAGTACATTgtgaattgaaaaacaaaaacaaactccACTATACCTAAGCTACCCTTGGAAAAccttatgaataaaaaatattccaaaagaaaattttatttgttagccCGCTTTGGACCCTGTCTCATCACGGCCGATGGCTAGTCACGCGTTTCGTTTGAGGTTCGTGTTAGCCCAGCCTCAAAATCTAGgcttttctaacaaaatttgtactttatatttttatatttatgttttaaaataaactatttATACTAAATATGTAAGTATTACATGCATTTAATAAACAAATGCAGATACATTTACCGAAAATAAAAACCGAAATACAAACTTTTGGCGTCGATATCTTCAACTAAGCAACTAAGCATTTTCCgacaaattttgatatttgcaCTCTTTAAAATCCACCCCTTCCTCCAAAAACCTTAATAACAAAGTAGATTTGTTCCTGTTTGTgttgatttataaaaaattgaattctttGGGGCACCCCAATTTATTTATGAATGCGGCTAGGTTACGTAAGCATACACGTAACGGAATATATTAGCCATATCAAACACAGTTCATATGCTTAATAGCTGTGTTGTGTATCTAGCTAGCACTgaacatactctctctctctctctaaattTGATAAGAGCAAATCAGCTGTTGTCTATTATTGTTTTCATGGTGGTTTTCATAGAAGGGTTTTTGCAAAAGTATACAATCACTTAAtattcagaattatcatttaaaatagaaaaatatgaaGTTTATTTCACATTTGAAAGATATCATGAAATATAGCATACAATATATGTGTGTGACACATTGTTTTTTTGAATACGTTGGCGATTTTGTTGTGGTAAGTTTatgcaataacaaaaaaaaaaaaaagaaagtaaaAAAGAGGATATAATTCTCAATACCTTTGGGATTGTTGCTTAGCCAACTTCAAGCCATCTTTTCCGAGTAATTGATTTTAGCAAACTTAAATAAGcatatattaaagaaacatTTTGTAAGTAAAACGACCCATGGAAATTATCTTCAATgtttcttgtaataaaaaaattgtattattattatatcaTAGAGATCCTTTTTCTCAATTGCAATAGAGATATTCTCAAAGTCTTCAATAattttcttctacaattacagTGCAATGGACCTTCGATGGAACCTACGCTTTATTCGAATAACATTCTCTTAACAGAGAGAATAACTACCCGTTTCTACAAACCCAATCGGGGCGATATCATAATTGCTATTTCTCCCACAAATCCAGAACAATACATTTGTAAACGTGTCATAGGACTTCCTGGTGATAAAGTTGTAACAGAGAAACTACCTCAGAGTGAAGAGATTGAATCCCTTAACAAAACATCTGCTGATAAATATACACCCGTTTTCAATGATGAATATATACCCAGAGGCTATGTATGGGTTGAAGGTGATAATCAAACGAATAGTTCCGATTCCCGttattatggaccaataccaCTGGGTCTAATAAGAAGTAGAGCGATTTGTAGAATATGGCCTTTGGGTgaagcaaaaattttatgaaaaatagttTAATTATGTGGTGTAACATATAAATGTGtctacattttgtaaaaactgcCCATTTTCGTACAACATAACACTTTTATAGAACgttgagaaaaacattttaaaggagggtcaatttaatttaaattttatttaaattagaatGCGTTCTAATATGCATATAAAACAAATTAGTGTTCCTCAAAATTTAGTTGTAATCATTCTAGCATGCTTTACGTTTACAGAATCGTATAGttgattttataatttatttagtaTTTATTACAATTAAATTCAGTGTTACAACTCATCatgattaaattaaatgtataaCACACTTTgttctaatttaaaataactttgttatttattcaaaattgtatagtaTGTCAGTGAGAAATGGTATTCACCTACGTGAAAATGTTCCTGCCAGAAATATTGGATTTACccatattataaatatatacataataATCGACTTTGAATCACTCCCATAAGAAACCTACCCCTGGCTGACCTTTCGTATATCTATCTAGCAGTTTGTTTTACACACGAGGTCGCTATTTACCCTACGAAAGTTTTGCGAAATTAGGATGCACACTTCAGTTCCAGACTTCATATCATATATTCTGATCAAATTAGAAACAATGTCATCCGAATGACCTCCATTTTTTCAACACAAGGACGGTCGAATGACCTCCGAATCCGAATGACCTCGATTTTTTCAACACAAGGACGGTGTGGTATTCATTTGTTCCATGTTTGGTCCATGTTATCAGCTCCGAGCATCTATTCCGATAACACAATTCCCATTCGAATTGGGATTAATATCCCACTTTGATACAGCCCCACATGGATCAACCTTCCGACTTGGCTTTCGAGATATCTACTAGAGTGACCAAATCTAGTAGAGTATCTTACACCGATAGTCGTTTTTATTGAAACCCCCCATTTTCGGTGGATGGGTGTTTTCTAAACGTTAAAAACGGATTTAAgatttttgtattttcaatgtaaaatttaccaatttaattccaaatttatacctcattcacattacacttccaaaatccactttgccttataaaaagtagATTTCAAATCTCGAAAACGTAGATTTTGAGCGTAATGTGTAGAGCCTATTACACATATAGATCACGGTATTTTAATAAACTGCAACAGGTGTTTTTATAAACGAGGAAATCCGACTTTTTAATCTCTCTAGTATCTACGCGATGCTTTATATTCCAAAATTCCTGTAACTTGGAATCTGAAGCTTCCGATTGGCCTGAACTAAGAACACCCATCACTGGTTTTGGGAAATATCCCGCCCATGTCCATCTTGAATAAAAATGTCGGTAAACTCTAAAATGTCGGTAAACTCTGGCTATACTATAGCCTCTTGCGGATAGTCCAAGTACACACCGGGCAACTTTCGTATTAGGTAGGGTTTAGTGACGGTCGTTTATTTTTCGATCATTTGTGATACTATATTATTGGCGATATCCTTTTAATAGTCGAGCGACCCAACGCCCATATTTTTCGACCATGGAAGCCAAAAACCTTTTATGCAGAAATAGCGTACCTTGTTCCCTGGTCCAGACCACAGAGAATTGCAATTACGGCCAAGCTTTGAACCACCCAGAAAACTGTATAAATCTCCGCACATTTTTGAATGTTTGCTTACCTTAGAATTATTTGACTAATTGATTTGTAATCACAATCATTAGGGGAGAATTATTAGGGATTGTaatcagaataaaaaaaaatcgaccttccaactttttcaaaacttgGAAAGTGcacttttgtgaacattttggtAAGGCGAGTTTTCGACTTTCAGGAATTAAGAAAGTGCACCTTCTTAAACTTTCGACGTTTGCACCATGTTGGTTGCcagtgtaaagggtgatacggtcaaaatgtggtcaagggaaaacgcgtgtaaatgggtgaaatcgtttatttaaaaaatcaaattaaatttctttttcaagttcaattagtataaaattcaggaaaaatattcagttaggctttcgtttttccaaatccgaattgccgggcttcacgcttgacacctgccatcagattttgtacagccaccttgtccaccttcttcgccgcagaaagccagtttgccttgaactgctgctcgtccttagcagtttttttggtcttctttaggtcccgcttgacaatagcccagtatttctcaattgggcggagctctggcgtgttgggagggttcttgtccttgggaaccacctgcacgttgttggcggcgtaccactccatgacctttttaccgtaatggcaagatgccaaatccgaccaaaacagtacggaacaaccgtgtttcttcaggaaaggcagcagacgtttattcaaacactctttcacgtaaattttttggttgacagtcccggaagctatgaaaatgctgcatttcaagccacaggtacaaatggcttgccaaaccagatatttctttgcgaactttgacagttttatgtgcttgaaaatatctggcccggaagctgcttgtagtcggctttgacgtaggtttcgtcgtccattaccacgcagtcaaacttcgtcagcatcgtcgtgtacagcctccgggatcgcgctttggccgtcgtattttgtttatcatcgcgatttggagtcactaccttcttgtaagtcgatagtccggctcgttttttggctcgatgcacggttgtagacgatacacccagcttattagcggcatctcggagaggttagggtttcgcttaaaactaccggcaactctctttgtcgtctcagcggcttccggttttcgatttccccccgatccagacttcctggctgtcgacaaacgttccccaaacactttaattacatttgtaacggttgatttggcaacttttagcgagtttgccagctttgcgtgcgagtagctcggattttcgcgatgcgcgagcaaaattttgatatgctgctcctcttgcttggacggcattttgacaactgaagagtgaattccaaaatcaaaataggagcaacattctacacacacaccttcaaaatgaggggtgttcaagggtgttttgaccgtatcaccctttatttcaagAAGTTTAGTTCGCCGTATTGATAAATTTGAATAATAGACATCggcatatataattttttttgactgGATTAATCCGAGGAATACGATTTttgatattctaatgatcttttCGTTCTTACCTTGTTATCTGGTCTTTGACCAAGGAGATGCTATGTTAGAAATATCAACTTGTGGTTAATCTTGTATTTATCACAACTAAAAACAACTCGGACTCAGAAGCTTGATTTTTTAATGGACAAttagatttgatttttaattaaaaatatatcattGACTTTGAGTGTGCCCGTTTTCCAATGCATTGAAAGATTTTGGTGGAAACCTGACATAAAGTAGCATACTTGGGCAGTCGACGGAACGCCTGTATTTAGTAAAGCTCTCACGATTATCTTTGTTCCTTTTGCAACCCTGTAATTTACACTGAACATACATGTTGTTTcttttctctctctccctctcaaaCACTGAACATTTGTCAACTGACATCTGCACATTTCATTTTCTGTTGGTTGGAATTGGTCATCGGCtctggaaaattcttcaaaGTGTAAAAACTGAAtataattctcaaaaaaaacgtGTGAAGAAACTATCCTTTTAGAACAATGGCTTCAATTAGTTTGTTGAATCCAAAAGCTGAATTCGCTCGTGCTGCAAATGCCTTGGCCATCAACATTTCTGCAGCCAAGGGTTTACAAGATGTCATGCGAACCAATTTGGGACCTAAAGGAACAATGAAAATGTAAGTATTTCTTATATTTCTAAGATAAACTATTGATGTGATATGTAGATTTTTATACATTTCGAAGAATATCTttaaattctctagaaataagaaACATATGCGCTTTGATAGATCATGGGTTGTCGGCAATTCATGATTGCATGTAAAGTGAGGTTATTTCGAACGTTTGTATTGCCGTATGCGTCATCTCTTTGTGGGAGCAGTTAAGTCAGATAATCAGTGTTGTAAAGTGTTTCTTCGCcgaatgtttttcttttgaaacAGATGGTCATTGATTGAAATGTTTGTGGGAGGGAAATTGAATGATGACCATTGAATTGCGGCGCATATGTCTAGGAATTTGGGGTCTTTTAACTTGGAAACCATTGCTTTACATTTATTGCATGGATTCGCTTAATTAAGTATAAGTTGTACAAATTAGGTACCTAATGAATATGGGGTTCactcgattttttttctttataggtgggtattaagttcgagtttagccgctaaaaacgtaattttttcacgattacttttctttaataatccattttaaggaatacaaactttgtgaaaatttgctttggtcttttccccatcaagttataataaaatttgcaacagatatgtataatttcatgtatttttcttaatgatttagttttcacttaagcgattttagcggctaaactcgaacttaatactcaccttatggAAAGAAatcttagaaattaaaaaaaaaactataaatgtCTTAATAGTAATACTTTTCCTAACATAAGGTCGGTATTAAGATCGTTTTTTTGTGgttgaaaattaacatttttccaCGATTTGAAATAATGCTTTGGACAATTCGCTTCATATTTTTCCaaggaaattatt
It includes:
- the LOC142229072 gene encoding mitochondrial inner membrane protease subunit 1, which encodes MKFISHLKDIMKYSIQYMCVTHCFFEYVGDFVVCNGPSMEPTLYSNNILLTERITTRFYKPNRGDIIIAISPTNPEQYICKRVIGLPGDKVVTEKLPQSEEIESLNKTSADKYTPVFNDEYIPRGYVWVEGDNQTNSSDSRYYGPIPLGLIRSRAICRIWPLGEAKIL
- the Pis gene encoding phosphatidylinositol synthase, which gives rise to MSVPEHDNIFLFIPNLIGYARIFLALIAFWFMSTNYVVAGWCYAISALLDAVDGHAARAFNQSTRFGAMLDQLTDRCGTMGLLVTLSYFYPSYMFWFQLSMAIDVACHWLYMQTSVVVGKTSHKATDLSENIVMRIYYKKDVLTFMCCVNEAFYISLYLLHFTNGPMLFGLSLFKMVAVLTAPLAVLKALISCMHAYVASVDLANVDKRERVEKRAKEASKRSE